A part of Gadus morhua chromosome 17, gadMor3.0, whole genome shotgun sequence genomic DNA contains:
- the LOC115529783 gene encoding zinc finger BED domain-containing protein 1: protein MAEKGENSEENVVDEDLVVKKNCTSAIWSYFGFRSDDVLQTQVLCKTCRTAVATSRGNTTNLHHHLQHNHKELHEQFKASQTTKPKTLSSSKSKTLQQSISQSFACVTPYEKTSKRHGEITEAITRYLAKDMMPINTVTKDGFVSLIRKLDRRYSIPSRNYFSQVAIPKMYDTCRKTVESELGQIEHYACTTDLWSSRTTEPYISLTVHFLDQDFELKTRCLQTAYFPGEHTGENIACGLREALTSWNWREEQLACITTDNGSNVVKATELNHWVRLQCFGHRLHLAIENAVKDDSRIARAAGLCKKLVGHFSHSWKQKMALKEAQQEHNLPEHSLITECPTRWGSRQKMMERILEQRQAISNVLSADRKTRHLVPSWQDLDVLESVNLALHPLQVFTDALSGESYVSVSYVKPVLHLLNTSVLAEKEDDTNLTKTIKVKILDYMNTKYDDPATQELLDTASFMDPRFKVSYISSEKVQDIKTRVMSEMKETARKEGTPSDNTEAQSMDPPSNKKAKRSLGSLLKTSPGPTTPTASSMQLEQALEAELNSYLLSPTIDSEADPLAWWKLHQVTYSKLSKLARRYLCIPATSSPSERLFSTSGNVVTCQRACLKPSKVNMLVFLAKNLP from the exons ATGGCGGAGAAAGGAGAGAATAGCGAGGAAAATGTGGTTGACGAAGACCTTGTGGTGAAAAAGAACTGCACTTCTGCAATTTGGAGTTATTTTGGATTCCGTAGCGACGACGTGTTACAAACACAGGTACTGTGTAAAACATGCCGAACAGCTGTGGCAACTTCCAGAGGAAACACAACAAACCTCCATCACCACTTGCAACACAACCATAAAGAACTACACGAACAATTCAAAGCTAGCCAAACCACAAAACCAAAAACGTTGAGTAGCAGCAAATCTAAAACCTTGCAACAGTCCATTTCTCAGAGTTTTGCGTGCGTGACTCCTTACGAGAAAACATCCAAACGCCACGGAGAAATAACAGAGGCCATAACTCGTTATTTGGCTAAGGACATGATGCCTATAAACACAGTGACCAAAGATGGTTTTGTGAGTCTGATAAGGAAACTGGACCGAAGATACAGCATTCCATCACGCAATTATTTTTCCCAAGTCGCCATTCCAAAAATGTACGACACATGCAGGAAGACAGTGGAATCGGAACTGGGTCAAATTGAACACTACGCCTGTACCACAGATCTTTGGTCCAGTCGAACGACAGAGCCCTACATCAGCCTCACTGTACACTTCCTGGATCAAGACTTTGAACTGAAAACGCGATGTCTACAGACAGCCTACTTCCCCGGAGAACACACAGGGGAAAACATTGCGTGTGGACTACGTGAGGCTTTGACCAGCTGGAATTGGCGGGAAGAGCAGCTAGCTTGCATCACCACCGACAACGGGTCAAACGTTGTGAAGGCCACCGAACTCAACCACTGGGTCAGACTTCAGTGTTTTGGCCACAGGCTGCATCTTGCCATCG AAAATGCTGTTAAAGATGACAGCCGCATTGCCCGTGCTGCTGGGCTTTGTAAAAAATTGGTGGGACATTTCTCCCACAGCTGGAAGCAGAAGATGGCACTGAAAGAAGCACAACAGGAGCACAACCTCCCAGAGCACTCACTCATCACAGAATGCCCAACTAGGTGGGGCTCGAGGCAAAAGATGATGGAGAGGATCTTGGAGCAGCGGCAAGCCATATCTAATGTCCTCTCGGCAGACCGAAAAACACGGCATCTGGTTCCCTCCTGGCAGGACCTGGATGTACTGGAGTCTGTAAACCTGGCATTACACCCTTTGCAAGTATTTACTGATGCTCTTTCCGGGGAAAGCTATGTGAGTGTTTCATATGTGAAACCAGTCCTTCATCTCTTGAATACATCAGTTCTTGCAGAAAAGGAAGATGACACCAATTTAACCAAGACCATTAAAGTGAAAATCCTGGATTACATGAATACAAAGTATGATGACCCAGCAACACAAGAACTTCTGGACACTGCATCCTTCATGGACCCCAGGTTCAAGGTCAGCTACATCAGCAGCGAAAAAGTCCAAGACATCAAGACCAGGGTGATGTCAGAAATGAAAGAAACAGCACGGAAG GAGGGAACACCTTCTGACAACACTGAGGCCCAAAGCATGGATCCACCCAGCAACAAGAAGGCAAAGCGATCATTGGGCAGTTTGCTCAAAACAAGTCCAGGCCCCACCACTCCCACCGCATCTTCCATGCAGCTGGAGCAAGCTCTTGAAGCTGAACTTAACAGCTACTTGCTGTCCCCCACCATTGACAGTGAGGCAGACCCTTTGGCTTGGTGGAAACTCCACCAGGTCACCTACTCAAAGCTGAGCAAACTAGCTCGGAGGTATCTTTGTATACCTGCCACTAGTTCACCCTCTGAGAGGCTATTCAGCACATCAGGGAATGTGGTAACATGTCAACGTGCATGTTTGAAACCCAGCAAAGTCAACATGCTGGTTTTCTTGGCCAAGAACTTGCCCTAA
- the LOC115529806 gene encoding GTPase IMAP family member 9 isoform X1, which translates to MESGATGPCPTDMGENDPEEVLRLILIGNTGSGKSASGNTILGQAVQGGPFESICSPASVTQVCQLETSGYHVEEDAKSRSSRRSKRKKVAVVDMPGFGDTQRTQEQIITEVSKSMTLTAPGPHAFLLVVKLECYPEVVKRAVDMIAEVFGEVALRKYTVVLLARGDDLKGLIEEFLSSSDDFRDLIHRCGGRYHVFNNKDESDVQQVPELLEKVEKVVDLNGGGCYTNAMYQEAAKKKKCSIL; encoded by the exons ATGGAGTCAG GAGCAACGGGACCGTGTCCAACCGACATGGGAGAGAATGATCCAGAAGAAGTGCTGAGACTGATCCTGATTGGAAACACAGGGTCTGGGAAGAGCGCCTCAGGGAACACCATCCTTGGCCAGGCTGTCCAAGGAGGGCCCTTCGAGTCCATTTGTAGCCCAGCCTCCGTGACACAAGTCTGCCAGCTGGAGACCTCTGGATACCATGTTGAGGAGGATGCGAAGAGCAGGTCAagcaggaggagcaagaggaagaaggtggcggtggtggacatGCCAGGTTTTGGAGACACACAACGGACCCAGGAACAGATCATCACGGAGGTCAGCAAAAGCATGACCCTGACGGCCCCTGGCCCACACGCCTTCCTCCTGGTGGTCAAGCTGGAATGCTACCCAGAGGTGGTGAAAAGGGCCGTCGATATGATAGCTGAGGTATTTGGTGAAGTGGCGCTCCGCAAATACACAGTGGTGCTGCTCGCCAGGGGTGATGACCTGAAGGGGCTGATAGAGGAGTTTCTGTCCAGCTCTGATGACTTCAGGGATTTGATTCACAGGTGTGGAGGCCGGTACCACGTATTCAACAACAAGGATGAAAGTGATGTGCAGCAAGTTCCCGAGCTGCTGGAAAAGGTGGAGAAGGTTGTGGATTTAAACGGTGGAGGGTGTTATACCAACGCCATGTACCAGGAGGCagcaaagaagaaaaaatgcagtatcctttag
- the LOC115529806 gene encoding GTPase IMAP family member 9 isoform X2 translates to MGENDPEEVLRLILIGNTGSGKSASGNTILGQAVQGGPFESICSPASVTQVCQLETSGYHVEEDAKSRSSRRSKRKKVAVVDMPGFGDTQRTQEQIITEVSKSMTLTAPGPHAFLLVVKLECYPEVVKRAVDMIAEVFGEVALRKYTVVLLARGDDLKGLIEEFLSSSDDFRDLIHRCGGRYHVFNNKDESDVQQVPELLEKVEKVVDLNGGGCYTNAMYQEAAKKKKCSIL, encoded by the coding sequence ATGGGAGAGAATGATCCAGAAGAAGTGCTGAGACTGATCCTGATTGGAAACACAGGGTCTGGGAAGAGCGCCTCAGGGAACACCATCCTTGGCCAGGCTGTCCAAGGAGGGCCCTTCGAGTCCATTTGTAGCCCAGCCTCCGTGACACAAGTCTGCCAGCTGGAGACCTCTGGATACCATGTTGAGGAGGATGCGAAGAGCAGGTCAagcaggaggagcaagaggaagaaggtggcggtggtggacatGCCAGGTTTTGGAGACACACAACGGACCCAGGAACAGATCATCACGGAGGTCAGCAAAAGCATGACCCTGACGGCCCCTGGCCCACACGCCTTCCTCCTGGTGGTCAAGCTGGAATGCTACCCAGAGGTGGTGAAAAGGGCCGTCGATATGATAGCTGAGGTATTTGGTGAAGTGGCGCTCCGCAAATACACAGTGGTGCTGCTCGCCAGGGGTGATGACCTGAAGGGGCTGATAGAGGAGTTTCTGTCCAGCTCTGATGACTTCAGGGATTTGATTCACAGGTGTGGAGGCCGGTACCACGTATTCAACAACAAGGATGAAAGTGATGTGCAGCAAGTTCCCGAGCTGCTGGAAAAGGTGGAGAAGGTTGTGGATTTAAACGGTGGAGGGTGTTATACCAACGCCATGTACCAGGAGGCagcaaagaagaaaaaatgcagtatcctttag